In the Silene latifolia isolate original U9 population chromosome 1, ASM4854445v1, whole genome shotgun sequence genome, tttattaaaaaaaataaaaaaatataataacgtGAATTCTAATTGGTGAAAACTGAAAAATTATCAATTTATTTTATATTCACGGTCTTAAAATGTAATTTAATTTAGCACATTTTTTCGGATTACATGGGCTGATAATGTTATGTAAAATTGTCAAACGAGTTAGTTTATAATATTGATCATGTCAAAAATAGTTCGAATGACTCGGATTGGAACAGGGTCAGAAAACATGTCAAAATTAATGTATGCCGCCTTTGTTCACTATTTTACAATTGAAAAAGGTAATTTGTTTAAAAAGTAAATCGAGTTTGATATTATCGCTTTAATTATATCCACTACTTACATCAAATTTGTTAATACAATTTTTTAATTCATAATGTGATTTAGAATGTTAATATGTTGGGTTTATATTCTATACGAAGCATTCTTTATCTGCGGATGTGAATTCCAAAATTTAACAATATTATTCATTTTGTTAAATATTTAATAAAAACaaatatttgaaaaataaacccgtgcaattttgcacgggggTAAAACTAGTATGGCTACATGGAAAAATTGCAGTCATGTAAGTGTATTATGGATTGTAAAATTGTCACCCCCGacccaaacctagggtcgggagTGGTCTCTCACGGTAGCTAGCCAGGTTGTGTACATGGCTCACAGATCAACACGAGTCTTTTCCAGCACATTTTTTCCTCACTTATGCGCATCCCGGataccttcccaggaggtcacccatcctaagactactcccagccaagtacgcttaactgtggagttcttttgcatggataatcAGAAAAGAAATAattaagtgcactttgttgatatgagtagtacttccaatccctttaagcactagtcagattttaagcctatTAACGAACCTCTTCAAGGGGTACCCACCCGAAGAACGTCTTCGGTTTAGTGGAGTATTACAAAAATGTACTCACTCCATTTCACTTTTATTATCCTAGTTAGACTAATGTCATATTTAAGAAAAATGGTGAAATATCATAAATACCTCTTCACCACTGAGTTTAGAGACAACATATAAgcaaaatggaaaaaaaaaaaaaagctatttAACTAGGGGCATAATAGATAGTTAACTATATATAGTTACTATGTTTAGAAATAGGACAATTAATTTGGAATATGAATTGTACAAAAAGAGGacaataaaagtgaaataaagggAATATATTTGTAGGAAATAGTACTTTTTCTTTAGAAAATAAGCTTTTTCCCAAATTAAATCATGCAATGTGGGGCTTCTGGCACTAAAACGGTCGATTTGTACTTGGTAAAAACGATGTATATTTAAAGTTAGTAAATAAACAGTACTTCGTATAAGGCTAAGCTAATTCACCAACTAACTACTTATACTATTTGATGATAGATAATTTGAAAACATCTACGTATATTTACTTTGTAATTATGAAGTTGTAGTTAACTTTTTAAATGAAGACTACGTTTCAAGACTTGCAAATAAGAAAATCTATGGTGATCGACAACGATATTCGTTTTCATGAACGCAGGAATTCGTAATACATATGTGATTTGACAAACCTGAGTTCAACTTCCAATGGTTTTAAACCACCAAGTCAAGAGGTGGGAAAGCAATATTAAATGATGGAAGATTAAGGAGAACAATAAATTCTCGTTTTAGATGACAAATTTCGTCTGAAGTCTTTAGACGGACTTTTGTTACCATTTTGGGGTaaaatgtaatcacttaaactaaaTCACTTTTGTACCATAAAATTGTTACTACTTAAATAAGATAATTGTAAATAATTATATATGCCCGTTCAAAGGGAGACTTTGAAAGGAGAACAAATGCTCTCAAATCAACGCGTTGATTTACTTCTACCTACCAACGGTGATATCTAATTCAAAGTTCTACTTTCGTGTTGGATGAATTCCATGCTGTCGCATACACACTCTACATGATGCCCATTGACGCGGAACATGGGCTTAAAATTCAGCATTGTTTATTTGTAGTCAAGTGTTTTAAACGAGTTTGGGTTATTCGTTACTCATTTTGtgttctttaattttttttattttttaacacGATCATATTTATGTGTCAAATTAGGGTTTTTTAGGTATATATGATGGGCGAACTTCGAGGCTTTTGTTTAAGACGAACTATTCGTCTTAGACCTTAAACGGATCCAAATACTATCGCATAGCTTAATAAGGACAAAGTTTTTTACATTTTCTAAGCAACTTTCGCCATGTGATTTGTTATATATTTGCCCTCATCTTAAGGTTTAAGACGGATACCTCCGTCTTAAACAAGAGTTTGTGCACAAGATAAGACACGAAAAGTGGACAGCAAACCCGGACTCGTAAGCAAACGATTCAGTCGACTTCTACAAAAACAGGTATGGTTTAgaaattttcataaaattgtccTGTGAAATTATTCTAAACTTGTTTGCGTCTTTTAAGACGGATACTTCCATCTtaaatatttcatttttattttctctttatcttgaccatatTGAATGTCATCCTTGGCTAACATATATGCCATGTCGGTTTAATTCGCGAATGGTGACGAAACGGTTAAGCATACACATTTTACACTTTTTATTTACAAACTATTCATATTAAGCTTTCAAATCTAAACCCGGCACGGAATACTACTGACATAATAGTAAAGGTGTACCAGATCACATAAAGCAAGATATCCTCAGAGTGTCAGGGTTTGTAGAAGGTACTCTCCCTTTCAAGTACCTGGGAATGCCTATACAAACTACCAGATTAAAAAAGAAAAATTGTGAATGCTTGGTGGAGAAAATCTGCAGTAGAATCAATGGCTATGGAGCAAGGAAATTCTCTTATTGTGGGAGGTTAGTCTTGGTGCAGGCAGTCCTTTCCTCTCTACATTCTTACTGGGCTTCCATGTTTGTCCTAAGGGGATCATAGCTAGGATAGAGGCAACCTGCAGGAATTTCTTATGGGACAACAGTGCAGACTATAGAAGAGTTCCTTTGGTGGCTTGGGACAAGGTCTGCAGGCCAAAAGAAGAAGGGGGCCTTGGGCTTAAGGATTAGGAAACCATGAACAAAGCTATGGTTGGGAGGTTAGTGAACTGGATAGCAGAGCAGAAGAATACAATCTGGGTCAATTGGGTGCAACAGAACTATTTGAAAGGGACAGATTGGAAGGATTACACACCTTCTGCAAATTCTAACTGGGTTTGGAGAAGAATCTGCAGAGTTAAGCAGGAATTGCTACCTGGTTATACTAATCGGCAGTGGGATATGCAAGGCAAGGAATTCTCAACTGCTGGATGCTATGAATGGCTTAAAGGAAGTAACCCAAAGGTGCCATGGGCAAGATTGATCTGGAATGGCTGGGTGGTGCCTAAGCATCAGTTCTTAGGATGGCTATTTGCACATGGAGCCCTAAGAACTAATGACAGGGTGGTACAGTTTGGCATGGACATTGATGATAGTTGTTtcttatgtgctcaggctactgAAGGGGCAAATCATCTATTTTTTGAATGTGCTTACAGCAAGCAAGTAATATGCTGCATCAACCAGAAACCGAATTGCCATTTTCCTGAAAGTCAAGTACTTGACTGATGCTTGCAGAGGACTGGAACTAAGATGCAGGTGGGAGTTCAGGCAGCTGTGGTTTGGGGAGCAATGTATCACATATGGCATGAAAGAAACAAGTGTAGGGTTGAAGGGGTCATAACTAGAACAGGCAAATGTTCTGAGCAAATTATAGAAGATGTGAAGGCCAGAATCAGAGGACAAGATTTTCAGCATATGCCCAAGGCTCAGATAAATTGGCTTAGACAAAAGAACCTATATGTAATGGTTGCTTGATTACTTGTACTTAACCTTttttatgatatatatatatatatatataatacataatcacattccaccaaaaaaaaaaatatcccgTGTCGCGCAAACCACATTAAAATGTCCACACAAAAGCGGActtaacgaccttttcaacaaaagcgGTTTTAACGAcctcttaaaacaattttaacaaCCTTTTGCAAACCCAGAAGGCTCACTTGGTTGCCGTCTGACACGCACCCCAATGTCCTtctgttatttactttttgtaaaaCCAGAGGAAGCCCTTTGCATCGCCCATAGGCTTGCACCCCAAAGGGGCTGCCTGGCAATATTCTATTTGATTTCCAGCACTTGTCCAAGACGATGTTGATTTCGGTTGACCCGAGTACGtgatggatcagattgacgagctTACATTTTATATTTTACACGTTAAACACATTTTTTcaaacaaatggatcgtgttaagcaccataaacctaactcggtaaatggatgtttaatttccaatCTCGCATGCTAATCAAccctaaatccaactcgacataaattgcttgatacttggataaacaatTGAGTAGCAAAtgttcacatgttaggttaaaacttttggatgcgcaatcatgcatttaaaccgttttatcaactcttgcacttaaaaaaccacgatcgatcagtaaaggccgctaacgcgggcgagaTTGGATGTtggattaaagagcttcccaatacgtactctcacctcttactcagaacctttggatagtggacgaccttatccagggcaacGAGAGTCATTCCGCGATACGATGCTAAaagagggacgagtccttatctttagtacctatgtcaagcaccgctttttgcttcGTTTGATCGAGGTATAAAATGGATTCGAACGATTTCCAAGCATACCATGATTGCTTGGTGGCTACTCCGAACATCTTACATCGTTTGCGAGACCTTCATCAAGatgaaactgaccgatctaaagcgattcggtcgaaagcaccttCATATCCTCAAAACTTGGCTTTTCAGACCACCGCATGTCCACGGATCGGCGCGTGGGTTGCCTATGTCCACAAATTGGTAACTCCACTGGGgacaactaggacacttgtgatccttagaggtgaaactcgaacgaggtcgtggttaaagtgcattagtTGATATTATGGTCATttgtcgggttccttgtccgggtttacaacctaacctttatcgaccaattggttcgtctcgtcggcgtgagttttcttatccccgcgttttgaatcccgattgcgtTTAGCATGTCGTTGACGTTACACtcttttgtttcgtcaaagagctttcacttTCTACGTGAACGAGGCTAGGgcgccctccttacacattttgtttggattggcatccctctcgaagatcggggattgatcgcttggtgtgtagcCACTCTCATCAAATcaaaaacccgtgtcagcatgatgcataatataatgaagtgcgagtgcttatgttctatgtgatcataagtccttccgtgtcattttcaaaacttatGTTGAACCACATACTGAAGATCTCTAGGACTATTAGCTAGTATAAGTCATCATTCAATAACGGTATTTGTAATACCCCATAATTTAGTgataaataatattataattaaagGAATTGCATTGTGAGACGGAATGAATAATAAATAATTGATGAGTCGGAAAAGGTTGTATGGACGTGTATAGGGCCGAGTAAAGTAGTAGTatgataataatagtaataacaattgtaataataatagtaataataataataataaaatatagtAATTCCTAGTTTCCTTCTACAACTATTTATACTACTATAAATAGATGGTATATCTCTATAATAAACCCTATTCATTCATAAAATTCATAAAAGATAGAGAGAAGGTGATCTGAAAGGAAAGAAGAAGGAGaatttgtaacacccgcgaatttcccattttgacatttaaaatttattaaaccgtttgattactttattttatatttttgaattattcaatttaattaattttatttcaaacacgatttttataaaagtaatatatacaagctcatttatataaaaaaaaatatgtattattaaattatattcttaaggcataatttatataagaatgtatgtatacatatttttggtcggacaataatagtgacagtaataataataattttttttttgaagcaaacagtaataataataattcccgacTAACATAGACCGTCGCATTTCATTTGAGAATCTTATCTAAACACGGATCAACCGTCTGTCGACAACACATACCCCCTACCACCCCACACtctacttatatatatatatatatatatatatatatatatatatatatatatatatatatatatattattattattattattgttgttgttgttgttgttgttgttgttgattgcaCCGTGTCCCACCACCGCCTTCATACTCTCCCTCTTGTGTCTTCTTCTTTTCGAAACAAACAAGCAGCAACAACAAAACATTAACAGAGCCCCTACACTATTTTTCGTGAGCTTGAATTGCAGATCCCACAtccgtttctcaaccaaatttcataatctttataccattctcttcctctttccttcctccttctttctaggtaagaaagtttcGATTTTAGTTAAGTTTTCGAAAATGTCGCCTTAAGACAACTCGGTTTTTAGTCTTAAATAACCCGTTTTCTTACTCCTAGTGACGAGCTTGAAGATCTGGAGGGAAGCCCGTGCTCTTTTGGACGTCTTCACTTGGAAATTTGAGaagttaaaggtaacggtgataggttactcgacaaagtgtcgataTTTCTTCTTTTAATCGGTTTTCACCCGTTTTCACTGTAAAGTCTAAACCTTTATGTCTTTCTCTTGTAATTGGTTGAATGTGTGAATTTAGTAAGCATTTTTACATGTTTATTGGGCTGTTTTCATAGCCTCTTCCTCTTAAGTGATTTCGGTTATCCGGGTTGTTTTGAACGTATGTCGTACTCTTTCTCACGGATGAATTGGCTGCTTATTCTGTCCCTTTTCTGAGTTTTTAATGTGGTGAAATTTGTGGGGTTTGTCCATATTTTTAATCGTTCTTTTTTCCCTCCTTAATGTACTCGTAAATTGGACTGTTCTGGGTGTCTTTATGAGCGGGGTTATTGCTTTGTTTTGGGATAGTTCACGGAAGCCTTGGTGCTGTTCTGGGATTGTTTCAAGACGGAAATTGCGGTATTCATGGATGCTTTACATGGGTTGTCCTTGGGCAGCTGTGCTTTGGTTCCGTCTTGGTTATGTCTAAGGACTTCTGTTGGAGTGACTCGATATGGTCTGGGTTTGGCTCGGTTTGTAGGGGTTGTTTTAGGTCGAGGCGGTGACTGACCAGTGACTGGTTGGACAGTCTGGCCACGGCTTGGCTGAGCTCGGGTTTGCCCGAGGCAGCGTGGCTGGGACCCGACTGTGTGTTGGGGTTGGTCACGGGTGGAAAAGGGTAGTACACCCATGGTTTCCTTATTCCTTTCTTTGATGTTTCATTTAGATTGTGTTTTGTAATGGGTTTATTTGCATGATATGTTTGGGCCAACCCTTATAATTGAGTATAGGCTCATAGCCCTTATTTTCCTCCTTCTTTTAATTGAGATTTGTGTGGTCTCTTGAATTGGGCTTGTGCTCATACTTTGGCTTTTTGGACCGATCCAATAGGATGACATGAACTTCTAAATGATCCATAATTGAGTATTCATATTCTAACTCGGTTTTCAcgtaacgtaaattattcattatcgcttgttatattttatttattttatttaaccgacacgtataattatgaaatgaaatgtttattttatatgttaaaAGTatgaaaatattattataaatggTCCGTTACTATTTATTTATGTTCTTaatcaagtgacaaatattgaagaaatgggttacttattcatgtttatgaatataatttggcttgaaatgtcttacttggattatcatcggctcatatcattccaagttgattcgtatcgcttggttgagtcttACCCGTTTTATAATGCCTTTATGCCTACTTGTGTCGTTCTGCCAAGTATGGGTTTAGCTCATTTATCCCACCTCTTTCGGAcagttctgccgattgtgggtttagctcatatcgtaTTTTGGTGATAATGTctttatgctatacctttttgcttgacttggctttacgcctctttcggactgtcctgccgattgtgggtttagctcatatcttccgcctctttcggactgtcctgccgattgtgggttctcgatttccgatttagggttcgggtcttggatgcggactgttc is a window encoding:
- the LOC141648433 gene encoding uncharacterized protein LOC141648433 produces the protein MNKAMVGRLVNWIAEQKNTIWVNWVQQNYLKGTDWKDYTPSANSNWVWRRICRVKQELLPGYTNRQWDMQGKEFSTAGCYEWLKGSNPKVPWARLIWNGWVVPKHQFLGWLFAHGALRTNDRVVQFGMDIDDSCFLCAQATEGANHLFFECAYSKQRTGTKMQVGVQAAVVWGAMYHIWHERNKCRVEGVITRTGKCSEQIIEDVKARIRGQDFQHMPKAQINWLRQKNLYVMVA